A portion of the Luxibacter massiliensis genome contains these proteins:
- a CDS encoding energy-coupling factor ABC transporter permease — protein sequence MSKKEKTLLRASIAFAVMFAFAPAANAMHIMEGYLPVSFCVAWGVICVPFLAAGFISLKKKLMENRKTITLIAMSGAFIFVISSLKIPSVTGSCSHMTGTGLGAILFGPVSVSVLGIIVLLFQAILLAHGGLTTLGANTFSMAIAGPFVSFGIYKLCTKLKVNRKVSVFLAACLGDLFTYCVTSIQLALAYPSESGGMAASAVKFLGIFAPTQLPLAIIEGILTVVIVIAMESYARPELKAIGFLKEAK from the coding sequence ATGTCAAAGAAAGAAAAAACCTTACTCAGGGCATCCATAGCTTTTGCGGTTATGTTTGCCTTCGCACCAGCTGCAAATGCGATGCACATAATGGAAGGGTATCTTCCAGTATCTTTTTGTGTTGCATGGGGAGTTATCTGTGTCCCGTTTCTGGCGGCTGGTTTCATTTCCCTGAAAAAGAAGTTAATGGAAAACCGGAAGACCATCACCCTGATCGCCATGTCAGGCGCTTTTATTTTCGTTATTTCCTCCCTTAAGATCCCGTCTGTTACGGGCAGCTGTTCCCACATGACAGGGACGGGCCTGGGGGCAATCCTGTTTGGTCCAGTATCAGTCAGTGTGCTGGGAATCATCGTGCTTCTGTTCCAGGCTATACTGCTGGCACATGGGGGACTGACTACCTTAGGCGCCAATACATTTTCTATGGCAATCGCAGGGCCTTTTGTTTCTTTCGGAATTTATAAGCTCTGTACGAAGCTGAAGGTAAACAGGAAGGTATCCGTATTTTTAGCTGCCTGTCTGGGAGATTTATTTACATATTGCGTGACCAGCATCCAGCTGGCCCTGGCCTATCCTTCAGAGTCTGGCGGAATGGCCGCTTCGGCTGTGAAGTTTCTGGGGATATTTGCGCCCACCCAGCTTCCTCTGGCAATCATAGAGGGAATCCTCACAGTTGTCATTGTCATTGCCATGGAATCTTATGCAAGGCCAGAACTTAAGGCCATTGGTTTTTTGAAGGAGGCGAAGTAA
- a CDS encoding energy-coupling factor ABC transporter substrate-binding protein, whose amino-acid sequence MSKNTKLVIILLMIAALIAVVPLFALKGAEFGGSDDAGSVMVEEIHGEYTPWFTPVLETALDGELPGEVESLIFCIQTGIGVGIIAFVMGRFVERKKWVEKEGKAEN is encoded by the coding sequence ATGAGTAAGAATACAAAGTTAGTTATAATCCTGTTAATGATTGCCGCCCTTATTGCAGTGGTTCCTCTGTTTGCCCTCAAGGGGGCGGAGTTCGGCGGATCCGACGATGCAGGCAGTGTGATGGTGGAAGAAATACACGGAGAATATACACCCTGGTTTACCCCTGTGCTGGAGACTGCATTGGACGGGGAACTCCCTGGAGAAGTGGAAAGCCTGATCTTCTGCATACAGACTGGGATTGGCGTGGGAATCATCGCCTTTGTCATGGGACGTTTTGTGGAAAGAAAGAAGTGGGTGGAAAAAGAAGGGAAGGCAGAGAATTAG